A portion of the Legionellales bacterium genome contains these proteins:
- the aroE gene encoding shikimate dehydrogenase, with the protein MFHRDTYAVIGWPLNHSLSPQIHQYFAKQTDQDIDYLKLPLSPIDLQKGFTDFFAQGGQGVNITVPYKEIIIPWLDKCSSECGAVNTVYWDEHKKLTGENTDGAGFYYDLIEHQHVEIADKRILICGAGGAVQGILPYLIAAKPECIFIANRNVDRLTALATRFQPTDFTYGDYNNIPAHAFDIVINATSASLFAENLPLPKTCVTPNSLAYDLAYSNTPTSFLMQMQNYGVKHRCDGFGMLVEQAARAFLRWRGVKPDTKMLVKNRKNAIQLEN; encoded by the coding sequence ATGTTTCATCGCGACACCTATGCCGTAATTGGTTGGCCATTAAACCATTCACTTTCACCGCAAATTCATCAGTATTTTGCCAAGCAAACCGATCAAGATATCGACTATCTTAAATTGCCGTTATCCCCCATCGACTTGCAAAAAGGCTTTACCGATTTTTTTGCACAAGGTGGGCAAGGGGTAAATATTACGGTGCCCTATAAAGAAATTATTATTCCCTGGTTAGATAAGTGTTCTTCAGAGTGTGGGGCGGTGAATACCGTCTATTGGGATGAGCATAAAAAATTAACCGGTGAAAATACCGATGGGGCTGGATTTTATTATGATTTAATTGAGCATCAACACGTCGAGATTGCCGATAAACGCATTTTAATATGTGGTGCTGGGGGTGCCGTGCAGGGAATATTGCCTTATTTAATTGCAGCAAAACCTGAGTGTATTTTTATCGCCAATCGCAATGTCGATCGTTTAACGGCTTTAGCCACCCGCTTTCAACCCACGGACTTTACTTACGGAGACTATAACAATATCCCCGCACATGCGTTTGATATCGTAATCAATGCAACTTCGGCAAGTTTGTTTGCCGAAAATTTACCGCTACCCAAAACGTGTGTTACCCCAAACAGTCTGGCGTACGATTTAGCGTATTCTAATACCCCCACTTCCTTCCTCATGCAGATGCAAAATTATGGTGTTAAACACCGTTGTGATGGCTTTGGTATGCTCGTTGAACAGGCTGCCAGAGCTTTTTTGCGCTGGCGAGGGGTGAAACCAGACACAAAAATGTTGGTCAAAAACCGCAAAAATGCTATACAGTTGGAAAATTGA
- the typA gene encoding translational GTPase TypA: MIDMKTESIRNIAIIAHVDHGKTTLVDKLLVQSGSIAVRNQTVTRVMDSNDLEKERGITILSKNTSIVWNDYRINIVDTPGHADFGGEVERILSMVDSVLLLVDAVDGPMPQTRFVTQKAFAQGLCPIVVVNKIDRPQARPDWVINQVFDLFDRLGATDQQLDFPIIYTSALQGYASLDDSVREGDMTPLFETIIRRVPAPDVDLDGPLQMQISSLDYSSYVGAIGIGRIKRGKISKNMPVAIINRDGSTRQGRILQVLGYSGLQREEIPEASAGDIIAITGIEELKISDTLCSPQKIEMLPPLSVDEPTITMNFLVNKSPFAGRDGKYITSRQLRARLQQELIHNVALRVEETEDPDKFRVSGRGELHLSILIETMRREGYELAVSRPEVIIKEIDGIKSEPYELVTLDVEEQHQGGIMEQLGLRKGDLQNMTPDGNGRVRLDYIIPSRGLFGFQTEFLTLTSGTGLMYHVFDHYGPIKSGSFANRLNGVLIANAQGVAIAYALWNLQERGRLCVSPQTEVYEGMIVGIHSRNNDLVVNVSKTKQLTNMRAAGSDENIILTPAIKYSLEQALEFINDDELVEVTPQHIRIRKKLLTENERKRASRGSD, encoded by the coding sequence ATGATAGATATGAAAACCGAATCCATCCGTAATATTGCAATTATTGCTCACGTTGATCATGGAAAAACCACGTTAGTCGACAAATTACTCGTGCAGAGCGGGAGTATTGCCGTGCGCAACCAAACCGTCACTCGCGTCATGGATTCTAACGATTTAGAAAAAGAACGTGGGATCACGATTTTATCCAAAAATACCTCGATTGTTTGGAATGATTACCGTATTAATATTGTGGATACCCCAGGACACGCCGATTTTGGTGGAGAAGTTGAACGTATTTTATCGATGGTCGATTCTGTATTATTACTGGTGGACGCGGTCGATGGCCCGATGCCGCAAACTCGTTTTGTCACGCAAAAGGCGTTTGCCCAAGGCTTATGCCCGATTGTCGTCGTGAATAAAATTGATCGTCCACAAGCACGCCCCGATTGGGTCATCAACCAAGTATTCGATTTATTCGATCGCCTAGGTGCTACCGATCAACAATTAGATTTTCCGATTATCTATACTTCTGCTTTACAAGGCTATGCAAGCTTAGACGATTCCGTCCGCGAAGGAGATATGACGCCTTTATTTGAAACCATTATTCGTCGAGTTCCCGCACCCGATGTCGATTTAGATGGCCCCTTACAAATGCAAATTTCCAGCCTTGACTATTCAAGCTATGTTGGCGCAATTGGCATCGGTCGCATTAAACGCGGCAAAATCAGCAAAAACATGCCGGTAGCCATTATTAATCGCGATGGTTCTACTCGCCAAGGTCGAATTTTACAAGTGTTGGGTTACAGTGGTTTACAACGCGAAGAAATCCCAGAAGCCAGTGCTGGAGACATTATTGCCATTACTGGCATTGAAGAATTAAAAATTTCTGACACCCTTTGTTCTCCGCAAAAAATTGAAATGCTACCGCCACTCTCTGTCGATGAACCCACCATTACCATGAATTTCCTCGTCAATAAATCTCCTTTTGCGGGACGAGATGGCAAATACATCACTTCTCGCCAACTGCGTGCGCGTTTACAACAAGAGTTAATTCATAATGTGGCGTTACGCGTAGAAGAAACTGAAGATCCGGATAAATTCCGCGTTTCTGGTCGTGGCGAATTACATTTATCTATTTTAATTGAAACCATGCGACGGGAAGGTTACGAATTAGCAGTATCGCGACCTGAAGTAATTATCAAAGAAATTGATGGCATAAAATCGGAACCGTATGAATTGGTCACCCTCGATGTGGAAGAACAACATCAAGGTGGCATCATGGAACAATTAGGTTTACGGAAAGGAGATTTACAAAACATGACCCCTGATGGTAATGGTCGTGTACGCTTAGATTATATTATCCCTTCACGAGGTTTATTTGGTTTCCAAACCGAATTTTTAACGTTGACTTCAGGTACGGGTTTAATGTATCACGTGTTTGATCATTACGGACCGATTAAATCGGGAAGTTTTGCCAATCGCCTTAATGGGGTATTAATTGCTAATGCGCAAGGGGTGGCGATTGCTTATGCGTTATGGAATTTGCAAGAACGCGGACGTTTATGTGTGAGTCCGCAAACTGAAGTTTACGAAGGTATGATAGTCGGCATTCATTCTCGTAATAATGATCTGGTGGTTAACGTTTCTAAAACAAAACAATTAACCAATATGCGCGCTGCGGGAAGTGACGAAAATATTATTTTAACACCCGCCATAAAATATAGTTTAGAACAAGCTTTAGAATTTATTAACGACGATGAATTAGTCGAAGTCACGCCACAACATATTCGCATTCGTAAAAAATTATTAACCGAAAATGAACGTAAACGCGCATCCCGTGGTTCTGATTAA
- a CDS encoding entericidin A/B family lipoprotein → MKSILISILFIGCFTLVGCNTVKGFGQDLSAGGHALSNAAQNAN, encoded by the coding sequence ATGAAATCCATTCTTATTTCAATCCTATTCATTGGCTGTTTCACTCTAGTTGGTTGCAATACCGTCAAAGGATTTGGGCAAGATCTTTCTGCGGGCGGACATGCTTTATCGAATGCCGCGCAAAACGCAAACTAA